A stretch of the Elephas maximus indicus isolate mEleMax1 chromosome 3, mEleMax1 primary haplotype, whole genome shotgun sequence genome encodes the following:
- the LOC126071051 gene encoding olfactory receptor 7G2-like has protein sequence MYFFLSNLSFTDICLSTTTLPKMLVNLQAKNQSITYAGCLTQVCFVMIFSTLENFFLGVMAYDRYVAICHPLRYMVIMDAHFCGLLILVSLLVSIVDDALLHSLMLLSLSFCTDLEMLYLFCEVFQVIKVACSETLTNDINLIFYS, from the coding sequence atgtacttctttctttccaatctctcATTTACTGACATCTGTCTCAGCACCACCACGCTCCCAAAGATGCTGGTAAACCTCCAAGCAAAAAATCAGAGCATCACTTATGCAGGATGCCTCACCCAGGTCTGCTTTGTCATGATTTTTAGTACTTTGGAAAATTTTTTCCTTGgagtaatggcctatgaccgctatgtggccatttgtcacccaCTGAGGTACATGGTCATCATGGATGCCCACTTCTGTGGCCTGCTGATTCTAGTCTCCTTGCTCGTTAGCATTGTGGATGATGCCCTGCTCCACAGTCTGATGTTGTTGAGTCTGTCCTTTTGCACAGATCtggaaatgctttacttattttgtGAAGTTTTTCAGGTCATCAAAGTTGCCTGCTCTGAAACTCTCACCAATGACATCAATCTTATATTTTACAGCTAG
- the LOC126071050 gene encoding olfactory receptor 7G1-like, protein MEPRNQTGVSEFLLLALTEDPKVQPLLFSLFLSIYLVTVLGNLLILLAVSSDPHLHTPMYFFLSNLSFTDICFSTTMIPKMLVNLQAQNQSIPYAGCLTQACFVLIFGSLESFFLSVMAYDRYVAICHPLRYTAIMNPHFCGLLILVSLLVSIVDALLHSLMLLRLSFCTDLEIPYFFCEVFQVIKVACSETLINNIILYFAASILGVLPFSGIIFSYIQIVSSILRIPSAGGKHKAFSTCGSHLTVVCLFYGTAFGAYISTTFTHSSRKTAVASMMYTMVTPMMNPFTYSLRNRDMKGALRRIIRCTPAFQ, encoded by the coding sequence ATGGAACCTAGAAACCAAACAGGAGTTTCAGAattccttctcctggcactgaCAGAGGATCCCAAAGTGCAGCCTCTCCTTTTTAGCCTGTTTTTGTCCATATATCTGGTCACTGTCCTGGGAAACCTGCTCATCCTCCTGGCCGTCAGCTCTgacccccacctccacacccccatgtacttctttctttccaatctctcctttacTGATATCTGTTTCAGCACCACCATGAtcccaaagatgctggtgaacctcCAAGCACAGAATCAGAGCATCCCTTACGCAGGATGCCTCACCCAGGCCTGCTTTGTCCTGATTTTTGGTAGTTTGGAAAGTTTTTTCCTTTcggtaatggcctatgaccgctatgtggccatttgtcacccaCTGAGATACACAGCTATCATGAATCCCCACTTCTGCGGCCTGCTGATTCTAGTCTCCTTGCTCGTTAGCATTGTGGATGCCCTTCTCCACAGTCTGATGTTGTTGCGACTGTCCTTCTGCACAGACCTGGAAATTCCTTACTTCTTCTGTGAAGTTTTTCAGGTCATCAAAGTTGCCTGTTCTGAAACCCTCATCAATAACATCATCTTATATTTTGCAGCTAGCATACTGGGTgttcttcctttctctggaatcattttctcttATATTCAAATTGTATCTTCCATTCTGAGAATACCTTCAGCAGGTGGAAAGCATAAAGCTTTTTctacctgtgggtctcaccttACAGTTGTTTGCTTATTCTATGGGACAGCTTTTGGTGCGTATATAAGTACAACATTTACACACTCTTCCAGGAAGACTGCAGTAGCTTCAATGATGTACACTATGGTAACTCCCATGATGAATCCCTTCACCTACAGCCTGAGAAACAGAGACATGAAGGGAGCCTTGAGGAGAATCATCAGGTGCACACCTGCTTTTCAGTGA